The genomic segment GACCATttttgaaaactgccaatacaaagattcattgtggtaaggatactttgtctatggaagtagtagatgaaaagattgaatttaattttcatgatgcaatgaaatatccttatagcaatgcttattctatcacatgttctgaccaagttgataagtgtgtgcagcaagtttgtagattaagcgtagctttgagctatggctatgattttaccgagataaaagagaaggagaggcAAATaggtgttccccaaaacgtgcaccaatcagcattggctttgcaagctttgcaaactgtcctccatgatgcaggagtcattccCCCCATCACGACAGTGCATGGGTGGCATCTATCCTTTTGGTACCTAAAAAGACCGGAACCACATTAGAAGAGAtacaaaatgatgcttatgagaatgcaaggatttacaaagaaaagaccaaGAATCTTCATGATCaaatgcttacaagaaaggagtttcatgttggagacaaagtctttctttatcatttgtgtttgaaactttttcctggaaagttacgctatCGTTGGATTGgatcatttgttgtttctaatatttttccttatggtgcagttgaaattacaagtttagaaaccaataaagtactcaaggtcaatgggcatcgcttgaaacctttctatgaaagTTGGAcggcagaactcaccgcttctgtggagttagctgaaccaatctatgaagaatgaacatgccacatgtcaagccaatgacataaaacaaaagcgcttactgggaggcaacccagcaccaaaaataaaaaaatcagatttgctttcttttttcccttatcttttatttttgcattttactttatttttgtcattctcctatattccttttcttttatttcaacattgaggacaatgttgtgttttaagtgtgggggtattgggagaatttggttttcttattttcgttttcttttggttttcttattttcgttttctttgttatccttaaaaaaaataattatgtttgatctttagAACTCCCATTGATTTTTGAGAATACGAGTATTatatatgagaattagttgagatagatgaagatataaatcaaatgaatgagtgtgcatgccaattttaagatttaattgttttagggattgactttgagaatatgccatgttgactttatagtgttataccaatgcaagcttttgagccttcaacattatattttttttttattgtgcattctttcaatgatatgtatctctagaacttgcttcatatcttgttgagattacattcacattacatgtgtacatgaagatgataaaggcattagatattttaaccacttgaaccAAAAAGCAACCtgaagcatattatccttagtgagcctcttttgagcttgtttatcttttctttgctttatccatgtataagccttaactttttatatgttttccttttcccctggccaaggattagtagagcatatacttgtgatatctcatggaattatagttggaaattatgtgaaaagaaagaagaagtgatgcttgatgaaaagatgggcaaagttgccaaacgtgaaaaagaaaaaaaaaagaaaaaaaaaagtgttcctttatattcttaagattttatgttgaaagagcttgaaatcaaaagaagttaatcATTAgtgattaaagatgaaaaaatttatgtgttttgatagaatattttgtttgaagtatcatttttcaaaatgctctactttctttggtttgaacctttccttttactttcttttacctcaccttaaccttagccccattacaaacagaaaataagaccttttgattcatgcattgcttgTAATATGTGGTAATGAAGATAAGATTGAcgagcaagcttatggtagaacatattctttgattgaatttgagagatttaaacacataaaccctaaacacgtgagtgttggagtgtatatcaatgagaggacctattactttggcatggcatagatttcatttaaatcccgacgattgattgagttttgaagtttgcatgtaaatgaattcatgagaattatactatttatccttcatgattgtattcttgtttataatgcatatattcttggacattgatgggagattaagagattgatcatagttattttcaatttgattttatctatcctttctcgaggacgagcaagagctaagtgtgagggtatttgatgtaaccatattatttgatagtttcacccacatttaactagtgtttagcctatgttatatatatcaaatgccttgatattctttgttttatgttttgaaggcaccttTAGATGAaggatgcaaaaaggagtaaattggagataattggcagatttgatgttcagtcgatgttttgtgcagagcgtgagttctaaaAGTCAAaacgaagtgattccagtggcattagaaagataacatccatacctttctggaaatccaagtgaagaaaaataaaatgacaaagagcatggaaataacatccttcaaagtcaaaactcgcattctgccagtgttgacctttgtccattcaaaattcaatatctggagctgtagatatcCAATTGattcaaactcaattgttttggattcttgactcAATGGtctataaacgctccaaatttcagccaaaaacgatgtcatatgagggagatatgagttttcaaagatgacaactgaattctgccagcaaacaggtttcgtaaAGAAACGAATCCAAATTACATCCCGAAGCAtcaaaaccgacatccaagttttaatttcagcaatttagctcctcaagaacatcaatccagaaggtcaaggaaggcagccaCCAACCTCAAGCCACCAACCTCAAGCTACCAACCACCAGCCAtcagccgccagccgccagccgccatcacactaccaccatctcttgatgttcacacttgaactttgatttttcttacttacaatttgtgtataaataggcagctaagtTCATGATATTAAGAGagccaagagagagggagagagagtgcagtagaatcaaagaaagaagggtggcagccataagagaagaaacacaaactctcccctctacaaatcagaaatcatgtattctttcatctttaggagtagttgttcaatagatatgcaaggctaagctcgttttcttggttgcaaggacacaaacaccttcagatttcaagaactgtgagatttattcttccatttattttcagtttgtattatgaatgactatgtttgttttcctatgcatatttcctatgattgtttatcttaattgctagagcggactctaagttattattgtgaacaatctattgcgaagtttgatatcaacaccggagttgtggtatataaacttgtgaagcaactaagcttgataattgtagcggaactacgttattaaacttagggagaacattcgatcaaagcaacacaagctgacaacttggttgttaagattaatgaatttatctagatcttaaggctgccattggatTAATTCATTAGTGTggacactgtgattgtttgttggttagggttagttatacggcggatccgttaattaaccaatgttaagaaaagataaaaattcagaatataaactggagtttcgtttcaaggatcgattctgatttctgtaggtggatgtgtgcttgcgaccaaggtttgttttcttgatatatttcaatttcaattgattttatttgctaTTGTAATTTCTACCATAGTTTAGATCATAGCAAATCAAacccccccaattacataacgtatagcataaaaatctgaactaaaccttcctcgtgggatcgaccccttgcttgctctatactatcttgtgtgttttaagttagggtaattaatttgtgcgaccgcgacatcgcaacaggtATGTCGGAGGAGTATAAGGATGTGATGGAGATAAATTAAGAGTTTGGGATGGGGATAGTGATGGAAATGGTGAAACTTTTGGAGGGGGTATCAGGGAAGTATAAGGATGTGATGGAGATAAATTAGGATTCGAGGATGGGGATAGTGGTGAGATTGGTGAGATTTTTTGAGGAGTATAAGAAGGCGATTGAGATAAATTAGGATGCGGGGATGGGGGTAGTGATGGAAATGGTGAAACTTTTGGAGGGGATGTCGAAGGCGTGTGAGGATGTGATAGAGATAAATTAGGAGTTGGGGGTGGTGATAATGGTGAAATTGGTGAGATTTTTGGAGAAGTATAAGAAAGTGATGGAGATAAATTGGGATGCGGGGATGGGGATAGTGATGGAAATGGAGAAACTTTTAGAGGGGATATCGGAGGAGTATGAGGATGTGATGGAGATAAATTAGGAGTTGGGGATGGGGATAGTTGTGAAATTAGTGAGATTTTAGGAGAAGTATAAGAAGGCGATGGAGATAAGTTGGGATGCGGGGATGGGGATAGTGATGGAAATGGTGAAACTTTTTGAGGGGATGTCGGAGGAGTGTGAGGATGTGATGGAGATAAATTAGGAGTTGGGGATGCGGACAGTGGTGAAATTTGTGAGATTTTTGGAGAAGTATAAGAAGATGATGGAGATAAATTGGGATGTGAAGATGGGGATAGTGATGGAAATGGTGAAACTTTTAGAGTGGGTATTGGGGAAGTATAAGGATGTGGATAAATTGGAATTCGAGGATGGATATAGTTGTGAAATTGGTAAGATTTTGGGGGAAGTATAAGAAGGTGATGGAGATAAATTGGGATGCGGGGATGGGGATAGTGATGGAAATGGTGAAAGTTTTGGAGGGGATGTCGGAGAAGTATGAGGATGTGATGGAGATAAATTAGGAGTTGGAGATGCGGATAGTGGTGAAATTGGTGAGATTTTTGGAGAAGTATAAGAAGGCGATGGAGATAAATTGGGATACAGGGATGGGGGTAGTGATGGAAATGGTGAAACTTTTAGAGAGGATGTCGGAGGAGTGTGAGGATGTGATGGAGATAAATTAGGAGTTGGGGATGGGGATAATGGTGAAATTGGTGAGTTTTTTGGAGAAGTATAGGAAGGCGATGGAAAAAAATTGGGATACGGGGATGGGGATAGTGACGGAAATAGAGAAACTTTTGGAGGGGATGTCGGAGGAGTATGAGGATGTGATGGAGATAAATTAGGAGTTGGGGATCGGGATAGTTGTGAAATTGGTGAGATTTTTTGGAGAAGTATAAGAAGGCGATGGAGATGAATTGGGATGCGGGGATGGGGATAGTGATGGAAATGGTGAAACTTTTGGAGGGGATGTCGGAGAAGTATGAGGATGTGATGGAGATAAATTGGGATTCAGGGATGCGGATAGTGATGAAATTGGTGAGATTtttgaagaagaataagaaggcAATGGAGATAAATTGGGATGCGGAGATGGTGGTAGTGATGGAAATGGTGAAACTTTTAGAGGGGATGTCGGAGGAGTGTGAGGATGTGATGGAGATAAATTAGGAGTTGGGGATGGGGATAGTGGTGTAATTGGTGAGATTTTTTGAGAACTATAAGAAAGCGATGGAGATAAATTGGGATGCGGGGATGGGGGTAGTGATGGAAATGGTAAAACTTTTGGAGGGGATGTCGGAGGAATGTGAGGATGTGATGGAGATAAATTAGGAGTTGGGGATGGGGATAGTGGTGAAATTGGTGAGATTTTTGGAGAAGTATAAGAAGGCGATGGAGATAAATTGGGATGCGGGGATGGGGATAGTGACGAAAATGGTGAAACTTTTGGAGGGGATGTCGGAGGAGTGTGAGGATGTGATGGAGATAAATTAGGAGTTGGGGATGGGGATAGTGGTGAAATTGGGGAGATTTTTGAAGAACTATAAGAAGATGATGGAGATAAATTGGGATGCGAAGATGGGGATAGTGTTGGAAATGGTGAAACTTTTGGATGTGATGTCGGAGGAGTATGAGGATGTGATGGAGATAAATTAGGAGTTGGAGATGTGGATGGTGATGGAATGGGTGAAATTCTTGGAGGGGATGCTGGTGAAGTATAAGGAGGAGATGGAAATAAATTGGAAGTCGGGGATGGGTGTAACTGGAGAAATATAAGAAGGCAATGGAGGTAAAATGGGAGCTGAAGATGGGGTCGGAGGTGAAGCTGATGGCAATGGTGGAGATTTTGCTGGTGGTGGCGGAGGTGGAGATTTTGCTGgtcgtggtggtggtggagattCTGCTCGTGGCGGAGGTGGTGGCGGCTGAAGGTGATGAATTTTTGGAGGTGGTGGGGGCGTTTTCTGTTTATTTGGAGGTGGTGGTGATCGAGGGGGCGACGGTGTTCCTCGATTCAGAAATCCTGATGGCAGAAATAGAGAGTTTTTATGATTATATGGTAATGGTGGGTCTTCGTGATCATGAGGTGGCCTAGGAGGTTCCTCATTATCATAAATATTGGCCGTCGCGTTAATTGCTAGTAAGCCGAAAACCATGGCATGCACAAGATGACGCCGAGATGGTGACGCCATCCTTTCAAACTCTTCCCGATAATCACATCGCTAATTATGTATCAAAGTAATTATAATCAAGTTTGTAGACCTGGAAGTCCAAATAATTGAGATTTTCACGTGGGGAAAGTCTTCAATGTATATAGGTAAACATTGTCCTGATATCTAAATTCTCTTTTACTATTTTTCTCTAAAGAAATTAGACGAGTACAAAGTTTAACgataagaattataaaaaagaagttattaTCGTAATAAAAGACATTCATTTAGTATTATAATGcttttcaacaaacataatattTTCCTCCATATTATTACAATAACTAATTTTCCATGATATTATTCTGGCATGATTGTTGGAGCACAATCGACTTTCCTTCAACTGATTACATTTTCAATACATGCATTATATAATATGTAAGTCTCTTCGAAGAAACCCATTGCCATCATTAACCATatataatctgaaaaaaaaacacaattagaGATTAAATattggtaaataaataaaaaaagaaccatGTTATCGAAATGAACAATCTATTACAAAGAAAGTTTAAAGAACTGACCAATTTTGATAGATATTTTTGAACGAGGTGGAGGTTAATTATTGGATGAAGGAGGTGATGGAGATAGAGAAGGCGGTGATTTAGATTTAATGTGAAAGAAGGGGGGAAGTGTAAACCTCGGAGGAGGTGGGAATCTAAGGATAtgtggaggaggagaaggagatgGACGTAGCGGGGATTTAAAGTGAAACAAGGGAGGAAGTGTAAACCTCGGAGGAGGTGGAGATTTGAGGAAAGGTGGAGGGGGGGAAGGAGATGGAGGTGGCGGCGATTTAAAGTGAAACAAGGGAGGAAGTGTAAACCTCGGAGGAGGTGGAGATTTGAGGATAGGTGTAGGGGGTGGAGGATAAGTATAAGAAGGTGATGGAATGGGTGAAATTTTTGGAGGGAATGTCGGGGGAGTATAAGGATGTGATGGAGATAAATTGGGAGTTGGGGATGGGGATGGTGAAACTTTTGGAGAGGATGTTGGGAGAGTATAAGGATGTGATGGAGATAAATTCGGAGTTGGGGATGGGGATGGGGATGATGATGGAATGGGTGAATTTCTTGGAGAGGATGTCGGGGGAGTATAAGGATGTGATGGAGATAAATTGGGAGTTGGAGATGGTGATGGAAATGGTGAAACTTTTGGAGAGGATGTCGGGGGAGTATAAGGATGTAATGGAGATAAATTGGGAGTTAGGGACAGTGATGGAATGGGTGAAATTCTTGGAGGGGATGTCGGGGGAGTATAAGGATGTGATGGAGATAAATTGGGAGTTGGGGATGGGGATGGTGAAACTTTTGGAGAGGATGTCGGGGGAGTATAAGGGTGTGAAGGAGATAAATTAGGAGTTGGGGATGGGGAAGGGGATGGAATGGGGGAAATTCTCGGAGGGGATGCTGGTGAAGTATAAGGAGGAGATGGAGATAAATTGGAAGCCGAAAATGGGGATGGTGGAACTTTTGAAGGGGGTGTAACTGGAGAAATTTTAGAAGGAAATGGAGGTAAAATGGGAGCTGAAGATGAGGTCGGAGGTGAAGCTGATGGCAATGGTGGAGACTTTCTTGATGGTGGCGGGGGTGGAGACTTTCTTGATGGTGGCGGGGGTGGAGACTTTGCTTGTGGTGGCGGGGGTGGAGATTTTGCTCGTGGTGGAGGTGACTGCGTTTTCTTCTTATTTGGAGGTGGTGGTGATCGAGGCGGCGGCGGTGTTCCTCGATTAAGAAATCCTGATGGCAGAAATACAGAGTTTTTATGATTATATGGTAATGGTGGGTCCTCGTGATCATGAGGTGGCCTAAGAGGTTCCTCATTATCATAAATATTGGCCGCCGCGTTAATTGCTAGTAAGCCGAAAACCATGGCATGCACAAGATGACGCCGAGATGGTGACGCCATCCTTTCAAACTCTTCCCGATAATCACACTTGCTCTCGCTAATTAGCTTCTGAACAAGGAATGGACGTGAAGATTTGCTTTTATAGTTGTGCTTTTAGTGTATAAAGACGAGTTGATCCCCTGTGTATTTCGGCAATTAAGGAGGCCTATCTAATGGAACAATAATCATAGCTAGGGGTTGTACCCTTTGGGTAATTAACATAGCATAACTGTAATTTTAGTGGACTTTTTAATTGAAGGGACCATTTAATCCTATGGTTTATTAGGTGTAACCACAATTAGAAATCTTCTTATAGAGACGCTACAAGTCAGTTTAATTTAGTGGACCATCTAATCCTATCTTAATTAGGAGGTATGCTTAAACCTCTCCATCGGTTCAGTCAGTTCTTAGCATCTAGCACCCCATCCTCATCACAAAACGAAAATGAAAAGCACTAATTGATTTATTATGAGTGCATGgtgaataaaaaagtattaatcaatataatttgtcaagtttttaaaattgaatcttatttcttttttaatgtgaCTTTATAGAATGAAAAACTTtgtcttgttgttgttgttggggtTTTAGTGAACCATGTGTTAAGTTttatagataaattttaaaggtatttttaaaatgatattttttatttgaaattactgtatcaatttgtttttgcttatttttttttattaataccataaaaaaactctaaacacaaaaattgatttaacccttaaaattgaattgaattccaAGAGCTCCAAACAGCAAGATAAGGAATCgccttaatatatatacttcTCTAGCTAAATGCCAAGTCCAAACTTTTTGGATCTTGTATATTTGTCACACTCACGCTATTTTAGACTCGATTAATTATCAAGTGCAAAGTCATTGGATCTTTAATGTTTTCTAGACTCACGTTATCTTGAGTTTGATTGAATTTCAAACCCAAGTACTTTGGGTCTGGCTTGTTTGCCACACCTAGGTTATATTGAGCTTAGTTGATTATCAagttcaagttttttaaatctGACTTGTTTTCTagacctatttttttatttgattaagattttttctatttataaaaatcttaaccGAATATGTTGactcatcaatattaattaacCCGTATCTTCTGAATACGATATCTAATGCATATATGGGTCATCCCCTCTCTTAAACCTTGATCTTTAGGATAGCAAATGAGTTATGTgtctcttaattatattttccttAGTTCAACCGGCCTTAATTAACATTTGTCTGTATcaattattggattttttttatatatttactatTGTAATATCGTTTGAATGGTCATGGATGTACCACCTTAATAGATCCATAACAATTCATAAatccattttttaaaacaaatatgaatcAATTAGATTAGCTGGTTCATAAATCCACTGTTGATTTACCTATCATGTGTTTCTGAAAagatttaagagatttttttgttaattatctaaaaaaagaaCCTTTCATTTCACTCTTACTCTATATCCATTATTTAAGCAGTCTAGTTCACACCTTGAAGCTTAAAAAGTTGAAAAGGTTAAGtgctttatttctcttttttcttatgtttgtaGCTTAAAAACTGTCCCTTCTCTGTTTTGGATTGGGCCAGCATTGCCCGGCCCAGTAAACAGAAACAAACAGTGGAGAAGCTCGAgcgaggaagaagaagaagaagagaagtgggGGCTTACCTGGCGATCTTCTGTTCTTgggggagaagaagaagagaagtggAGGCTTACCCATTCTATGTTGTTGGATGGTGGTTCTG from the Populus nigra chromosome 1, ddPopNigr1.1, whole genome shotgun sequence genome contains:
- the LOC133703729 gene encoding extensin-2-like gives rise to the protein MASPSRRHLVHAMVFGLLAINAAANIYDNEEPLRPPHDHEDPPLPYNHKNSVFLPSGFLNRGTPPPPRSPPPPNKKKTQSPPPRAKSPPPPPQAKSPPPPPSRKSPPPPPSRKSPPLPSASPPTSSSAPILPPFPSKISPVTPPSKVPPSPFSASNLSPSPPYTSPASPPRISPIPSPSPSPTPNLSPSHPYTPPTSSPKVSPSPSPTPNLSPSHPYTPPTSPPRISPIPSLSLTPNLSPLHPYTPPTSSPKVSPFPSPSPTPNLSPSHPYTPPTSSPRNSPIPSSSPSPSPTPNLSPSHPYTLPTSSPKVSPSPSPTPNLSPSHPYTPPTFPPKISPIPSPSYTYPPPPTPILKSPPPPRFTLPPLFHFKSPPPPSPSPPPPFLKSPPPPRFTLPPLFHFKSPLRPSPSPPPHILRFPPPPRFTLPPFFHIKSKSPPSLSPSPPSSNN